The Branchiostoma floridae strain S238N-H82 chromosome 10, Bfl_VNyyK, whole genome shotgun sequence genome has a segment encoding these proteins:
- the LOC118425181 gene encoding uncharacterized protein LOC118425181 → MPSETLTPSKPKEPPPPQPLPKALDVSYTGGRDRLEPGLRNGLEAGRRDDLDSDPPLQVVKPKSSRVQNIEKIKDDKSSDKMADAGEPSQVVRRFRSAQALETEVIIGILVAVVIVVVAIAWIIHAYSRRSTPELVVVEWRPPEPR, encoded by the exons ATGCCGTCAGAAACATTAACCCCGTCAAAGCCAAAAGAGCCACCACCTCCCCAACCACTACCCAAAGCCTTAGACGTCTCCTACACTGGTGGTAGGGACAGATTAGAACCAGGACTAAGAAATGGCCTCGAAGCAGGTAGAAGAGATGACTTAGACTCAGACCCGCCTCTACAAGTAGTTAAACCCAAGTCTAGCCGCGTACAGAACATCGAGAAAATCAAGGACGATAAATCGAgcgacaagatggcggacgctGGCGAGCCGAGTCAGGTGGTGCGCAGATTCCGTTCTGCGCAGGCGCTAGAGACCGAGGTGATCATTGGGATACTTGTTGCTGTGGTGATAGTTGTCGTGGCGATAGCGTGGATCATCCACGCCTACTCACGCAGATCCACGCCGGAGCTGGTAGTGGTGGAG TGGCGCCCACCGGAACCACGCTAG